The SAR86 cluster bacterium genomic sequence GCCTCGTCTTCTAACCCTCCATCTCTCTCAGTATCCTTTTCTGCTGATTTTATTCCAGATACTACAGGCCTTCATTCTTTTGATTTAACTAGTATAGGCCCATCTAGAATTAAGATAGACGGCAAAGTTTTTTTAGATAACTGGCTAGATCAGGAGCCGGGAGAATCTTTTTTTAGTTTTGGTAGTAAATTAAAAAAAGCAACTGTAGATTTAATTAAAGACAAAAGTTATTTTTTAGAGATAGAGTATAAATGGATCGGAAGATTTCCGGCAATTCAATTTGGGATGCTTCCTCCTGATTCTATAGATTTAATGGAAGAGGCTTTAAATATTTCTCGAAAAGTAGATGGTATTATTTTAGTAGTAGGTACAAATTCTGACTGGGAGACAGAAGGAATAGATAGATCGTCAATGGATTTACCTTTACAACAAAATGAGCTTATAGAAAAAATCTGTGAAGTTAACCCAAATACTGTTGTAGTCTTGAATACTGGATCACCCAATCATATGCCTTGGATTGATAAGTCTAAATGTATCTTGCAGTCTTGGTTTCCAGGTCAAGAATTTGGAAATTCACTTGCAGATATTATCTTTGGTGTAGAGAATCCCTCAGGAAAACTTCCTACAACCTTTCCAGTTTCTCTAAAAGATACTCCAGCTTTTAATTTTTATCCTGGTCAGGATTCACAAATGCAATATGGAGAAGGTGTCTACATAGGTTATAGATGGTATGAAAAAGAAGATATAAAACCATTGTTCCCCTTTGGTCATGGACTTTCATATACTGATTTTTCATATTCAGAATTTAGGATAATTCCACCACAAACTGAAGATTCAGTTATTTCTTGTGAATTTAAAATAGAGAATATTGGTCCTTTAAAAGGAAAAGAAGTGGCCCAATGTTATATCGGCAAAGAAAATAGTAGTATTGCAGGACCGGTAAAAGTTTTGAAAGCTTTTAAGAAAATAGAATTAGAACCCAAAGAAGCTAAGAAATTGATTTTTAATATTACCGAAAGAGATTTATCTTATTGGGACATAGATAAGCATAGTTGGGTTCTAGAACCTGCGAAATATATTATTTATATTGGTTCTTCTTCTGAAGATGTTCGGGGGAAACAGAGTGTTTGGTTAGGATAATTTAATCTTACGGAGTTTAAGATGGCAGAAATAGAAAATGACTTACTAAACATAAAAGATTCTTTAAAAAGAAAATTTAAAGCCGAACCTTTTTTACCAAAAAAACCTATACAAGACTTGGGACTAAGTAAAGTAGATGGACAAAGGTTCTCTTCAAAAGAATTCATGAAACAAGAATGGAATTTTATCTGGAAAAAAACCTGGCAATTAGTATGTAGAATAAGTGATCTTGAAAATAAAGGGGCTTTCTACATACATGAATTAGGAAAGGAATCTTTTTTAATAGTAAAAGGTGATGATGGAGTAATTAGAGGTTTTTATAATGTGTGTCAACATAGAGGTAATAAGTTATGTCAGGCAAGCATAGGAGCAACGGAGACTTTTACTTGTCCCTATCATGGATGGCAATGGAATAATGATGGTAGCTTAAAGTTTATATCTAGTCCTGAATTTTTTAGACAGTTTGATGAAGGTGTGCCTTATGAAGAACTGTCTCTTCCTAAAGTAAAGGTAGATTTTTGGGGTGGCTGGTTATGGATAAATATGGACTTAGATCCAAAGGGAATAGGTTTACAAGAATATCTCGGAGACTATGGTCAACATCTAGAAAGTTACGAATTTGAAAATTGGGATTTGATAGATTATCAATCTTTTGAGTGGAATGGTAATTGGAAGCATGCAGTAGATGCATTCAATGAAAGCTATCATTTTGCTTCACTTCATCCGGATATGATTCAAATATCTGAAGGCCATGATGTACCTATAGAGTTAAATGGAATTCACTCTAGGATGCTAAATTACAATGATACTGTCAGTGAAGTAGTAACAGGGGATAGAGATTCTTGGACTCCTCTTCGTTTGAAGATGATGTCTGTAAATGATGGTTATAAGGGGTCAGCTAAGGATTTGCATCTTAGCAATATTGAGATGAAAAGATCCCAGGAAGAAGACTATCCAATTTATAAACAAATGAATGATGAGCAGCTAGTGCATCAGTATCACTACCATTTTTTTCCCAATGCCACATTTACAAATAAACCAGAAAATGGTCTTGTCTTCAGGTTCAGGCCTCATGCAACAAACCCTAATAAAAGTTATTATGATTTTTTTATTCTAGTTAACAAAGTTTTTGTTGATAATAAATCTGTAAGGCCAGAGCATAAACTGCATAAAGGTAGTGCGCCAGAGGTTTATCAAGATGCCTTTGATTCAACTTTCAACGATGTTTTCTCAAATGTGCTTGCTGAGGATGCTTCCAACATGGAAACTATGCAGTGGGGTACTAAATCAGATAGTTTTACAGGAATGAACCTTTGTGACCAGGAAATCAGGATACGACATTTCCATAAAACTATAGATCAATTTATTTCAAAAGGTTAATTGCTTAAACTTTCTTAGGAACTCCAGATTCTGAGATAGCTTTATCATGATTTTTTTTAGCCTCAACTAATTCTGGTATTAATTTGTTAAGTTGATCAATGGTCCAAAGGTTATCTGTGGTGAAAGATTTAATTACAGCAGGTTGTTGCATGATCCCTAATATTCCTGCCTGTGAATGTATAATTTGAGAAGTAATGCTTTCAGCAGCATCAGAACAAAGCCACGTAACTATGGGTGCTATTTGTTCAGGGTTTTGAGTCCAGTCATCAATATTATGTTCCCTGCCTGCAGCTTCCATTAAATCCAAAGTCAATCTAGTAGCAGCTCCTGGAGAAATAGTATTCACTGTACATTTATACTTAGCAACCTCTAGGGCTAATGATCTAGAAAATCCTGCTATGCCAGCCTTGGCAGCGCCATAATTAGTTTGGCCAAAATTCCCATATAAACCTGATACTGAGGACATATTAATTATTCTGCAATTTAATTTATTATTATCTCTTATGTATTTTATTAGGGGCTTTGTACAGTTATAGTGACCTTTTAAATGTACTTCCATAATTGCATCCCAATCTGATTCTTCCATATTGTAAAGAGTTTTATCTCTTAAAATCCCAGCATTATTTACTAAAATATCTACATCATTATAGTTTTCTAATGCTGTATTAAAGATGTTTAGACCACCTTGAACTGTCCCTACAGTATCATAATTAGCTACAGAATCTCCTCCTAAACTTTTGATTTCACTGACAACTTCATCTGCTATTTTTCCACCTCCAGATCCATCTCTTTCTCCTCCAAGATCATTGACCACCACTTTCGCACCTTCTTTTGCAAAGTATAAAGATATTTCTCTACCTATACCTCTTCCTGCGCCGGTTACTATAGCTACTTTGTTATTTAAGATTCCCATTGCTTCTCCTGTAGTAATTCTATTAAGTTTAGTGCATTCTTGTTGCCTAAGAAAGTATATAAAAATTTAAAATACACTAATTAAAAGAATAAATTCTCATGTCTACTACAAATAAATCAAAAGCAAATTTTTATACTTTGTTAGTTTATAGTTTAGGAACAATTCCAGTTGGCATTAAGAATAATCTCTTAGGTAGTTTTCTTCTGGTTTATTTCAATCAAGTATTAGGACTAAGTGCACAATTAGCAGCTTCAGCAATGGCTATAGCCCTTGTAGTAGATGCAATCTCAGATCCATTAATTGGAACTTGGTCAGATAGAGTAAAAACAAAATGGGGAAGAAGGCATCCTTTTATTTATTTAGGCATAGTGCCATTTGCACTATTTTATTACCTCATTTTACAATTTCCTGATAACCTTTCTGAATCTTCATTGTTCTATAGACTCCTTTTTCTTATGATAGGTTTAAGGCTTTCTATGACCTTATATGAAGTTCCTAGAGGCGCTTTAGCGCCGGAATTAACTAAAGATTATGACCAAAGAAATCAAATATCAGGATTGAGTATGGGTTTTAGCTGGATAGGCGGAGCTGGTCTAGCTACTATAGCCTATGCTTTCTTTTTTATTGAAACTGATAATTATCAAGGAGCATCGGCTTTTTTAAGACCTCAAGCATTCCAAGAGCTAGCTTTTTGGGGAGGTCTAGGAATATTTATTACTAGTGTAATATCAAATATTGGTCTTCATAGCCAAATTCCCAATCTTTACAAACCTAGTTTAAGTAAAAATAAAAAATCTTTTTTATCTCAAGTTCTAGAGACTCTATCCAATAAATCTTGGATTGCTTTGTTTGTATCCGGTTGTTTGTATGCGCTTATAATAGGTATAACAACTAATGCAGGGATGTATAACAATATTTATTTTTGGCAATGGACTCCTTCAGACATAGCTCTATTCCCTATTGCCGCAGCAACAGGTGTTATTTTTGTTTCAATTCTTTCTGGTCTTCTAGCTAAAGGCAGAAATAAAAAAAATATAACCATATGGTTGCTCACTACGACAATATTCCTTACACCTTTGCCTATAGTTCTTAGATTAATAGATCCTTATTTTTCAGTTCAATTACTTCCTTCGAATGGCACTGATTTTCTATGGTGGATATTAATAACTCACTATGTTTTAGAAACATGTCTTGGTACCTTAGGTTTTATTTTTATTATATCTATGGCTATGGAGATAGTTGAAGATGTACAAACCAAGACAGGCAGGAGAGAAGAAGGCTTGCTTGGAACTGCAAATACTTTAGTGCAAAAATTAATAGGAGCTGGTGGAGTTTTAATTGCAGGTCTTATAATTTCTCATGTAGGATTAGATGATCCTGGATCTATAGAGTCTATGCAAGAGCCCATAAGAAATTTTGCTACCATAATGATATATACAACTATGAGCCTAGGTTTGATGGCAATTGTTGCATTACTTTTTTATGACATTGACAGAAAAAAGCATTCTAGGAATATTGATACTTTGGGTTATACAGATTAAGTATGTTTTTCTTTCCATTTTCTGATGACAACCCAACTAGTTCAAGGCCTATTATTTGTTATTGGATTATAGGAATATGCATTTTTATTTTTCTTTGGCAATTTACACTACCTGCTGAATTATCAAGATCTGCTGTTTATTCATTTGGAGTTATTCCATCCTCTTTACTAGGAGATAATTTCATATATATTCCAGCAAGTTTAACTGTAGTAACTTCTATGTTTATGCATGGCGGATGGATGCATTTATTAGGAAATATGTTATATCTTTGGATTTTCGGTGACAATATTGAGGAATCATTAGGCAGATTTAAATTTATAGTTTTCTATTCTTTATGCGGTTTAGTAGCAGCATTAACACAGTCTCTTGTAGATCCAACATCTAATATCCCTATGATAGGAGCAAGTGGAGCGATAGCAGGTGTTTTAGGGGGTTATTTAATTTTATACCCAAGGGCTAATGTTAATGTTCTTTTTTGGATCTTCATATTTATTAAGGTATTTCGCATTCCAGCTTTTATTGTATTAGGTGTTTGGATAGTAGGGCAATTTTTTGATGCAGGTGGTTCCTCATCATCAGGCGTAGCTTATTTTGCGCACATAGGTGGATTTCTTGCTGGTATTTGTTTAGTTCCTTTATTCAAGAAGCCCAGTATTCCATTATTTCAAAATGCCAATACTACTGCTTTTAGAGATACAGGCTTTAATTTAAGTAAAGATAAAAATTTTATGCAAGAATTTATAGACGAAGCAAATAAAAAAGACAAAAGATAATAAATTAAGAGGTATTTATGAAAATTTTACTAAAATCACTAGGTTATCTAGCTTTAATTTTTTTAACCGTATTAATCGTGTATTCATTAGGATTTTATTTCAATTGGTATGGAAAATTAGAAGGCCCTGGGGTATCTGTAACTGATCCTTATCCAGAAAAATTATTAGAGGCAAAGAAAATATCTCAAGCCGATATATTAGATTCACCTAAACAAATATTATTTGGAGATACCCATGTTCATACTACCTATTCAACAGATGCTTTTCTTTGGAGTCTGCCTGTCTTTAACGGAGAAGGGCCTCATCCTATTTCTGATGCGTGTGATTATGCAAGGTTCTGTTCAGCTTTAGATTTTTGGGTAACAACAGATCATGCTGAAGCATCTACTCCTAGAAAATGGTCATCTATTAAACAAGCTGTAAGAAATTGTAATGCACCTTCTGATAAGGCAGATCCTGATATGGTTACATTCCTAGGCTATGAGTGGACTCAAGTAGGGTTAGAAGCAGGAAATCATTATGGACATAAAAATGTAGTCTTCAAGGATATTGAAGAAGATAACGTTCCAGCCCGGCCTATAGGTGCCGGTGGTCTTGCCACCCAAGGTATGAGAGTAATAATAGGGCAACAAGCAGCAAGGTTAGTAAAGCCTCTTGCCTTGGCTGATTTTTCAAATCGGGAAAGGTATTTTAATTTTGGCTCTTTTGTAAAGGAATTAAATGGAATTCCATTTTGCGAGGAAGGTGTTAGTTCAGATTTATTGCCAGTCAATTGTTACGAATCTGCAGACACACCGGAAGATCTTTTTTTAAAACTTAAAGAACTAAAAATGCCATCTATAGTAATCCCGCATGGTAATACCTGGGGATTTTATTCTCCTCCAGGTACAAGTTTAGATAAGCAATTAGAGCCAGGTTTTCATGATCCTAATGTACAAGTTTTATTTGAAATTATGTCAGGTCATGGTAATTCAGAAGAGTATAGGCCTTGGAGAGCAATGACTTATGATTCTGAAGGCCTATTGTCTTGCCCTGATCCAAGCAAAGATTACTTGCCTAGTTGCTGGAGAGCTGGAGAGATAATAAAAGAAAGATGCCTAAAGGAAGGTTCTAGCAATCTCATATGTGAAGAAAGGGAAAAAGAAGCGCGTATAGATTATTTAAATGCTCAAGCAGCTGGCCA encodes the following:
- a CDS encoding MFS transporter is translated as MSTTNKSKANFYTLLVYSLGTIPVGIKNNLLGSFLLVYFNQVLGLSAQLAASAMAIALVVDAISDPLIGTWSDRVKTKWGRRHPFIYLGIVPFALFYYLILQFPDNLSESSLFYRLLFLMIGLRLSMTLYEVPRGALAPELTKDYDQRNQISGLSMGFSWIGGAGLATIAYAFFFIETDNYQGASAFLRPQAFQELAFWGGLGIFITSVISNIGLHSQIPNLYKPSLSKNKKSFLSQVLETLSNKSWIALFVSGCLYALIIGITTNAGMYNNIYFWQWTPSDIALFPIAAATGVIFVSILSGLLAKGRNKKNITIWLLTTTIFLTPLPIVLRLIDPYFSVQLLPSNGTDFLWWILITHYVLETCLGTLGFIFIISMAMEIVEDVQTKTGRREEGLLGTANTLVQKLIGAGGVLIAGLIISHVGLDDPGSIESMQEPIRNFATIMIYTTMSLGLMAIVALLFYDIDRKKHSRNIDTLGYTD
- a CDS encoding DUF3604 domain-containing protein produces the protein MKILLKSLGYLALIFLTVLIVYSLGFYFNWYGKLEGPGVSVTDPYPEKLLEAKKISQADILDSPKQILFGDTHVHTTYSTDAFLWSLPVFNGEGPHPISDACDYARFCSALDFWVTTDHAEASTPRKWSSIKQAVRNCNAPSDKADPDMVTFLGYEWTQVGLEAGNHYGHKNVVFKDIEEDNVPARPIGAGGLATQGMRVIIGQQAARLVKPLALADFSNRERYFNFGSFVKELNGIPFCEEGVSSDLLPVNCYESADTPEDLFLKLKELKMPSIVIPHGNTWGFYSPPGTSLDKQLEPGFHDPNVQVLFEIMSGHGNSEEYRPWRAMTYDSEGLLSCPDPSKDYLPSCWRAGEIIKERCLKEGSSNLICEEREKEARIDYLNAQAAGHTTVQGAEFEDWLDSGQCKDCFIPSFNYRPAGSGQYALAIGNFSSNEVNRFRFGFIASSDNHRARPGTGYKEIDRMTTTDANGQPSETLRSAFYPKEERIPRSVKSEMSLDPDNPNTRGGFGAFEAERMASFFTTGGLAAVHSDGRGREDIWDSMQRKETYATSGDRILLWFNLIKENISIPMGGEIKTSENPTFTVKAVGALKQKPGCPDFGVTSFSTDDIETLCKNECYNPSDERKIITRIEVIKINPQLNSKENVSDLVKDPWKVFNCPSSESGCSVTFSDDSFLNEGRDAAYYVRAIEESSPTINSENLRCELDDAGQCAKVNACYGDYRTSKEDDCLSMSEERAWSSPIFVDFADL
- a CDS encoding SDR family NAD(P)-dependent oxidoreductase, which produces MGILNNKVAIVTGAGRGIGREISLYFAKEGAKVVVNDLGGERDGSGGGKIADEVVSEIKSLGGDSVANYDTVGTVQGGLNIFNTALENYNDVDILVNNAGILRDKTLYNMEESDWDAIMEVHLKGHYNCTKPLIKYIRDNNKLNCRIINMSSVSGLYGNFGQTNYGAAKAGIAGFSRSLALEVAKYKCTVNTISPGAATRLTLDLMEAAGREHNIDDWTQNPEQIAPIVTWLCSDAAESITSQIIHSQAGILGIMQQPAVIKSFTTDNLWTIDQLNKLIPELVEAKKNHDKAISESGVPKKV
- a CDS encoding aromatic ring-hydroxylating dioxygenase subunit alpha, which encodes MAEIENDLLNIKDSLKRKFKAEPFLPKKPIQDLGLSKVDGQRFSSKEFMKQEWNFIWKKTWQLVCRISDLENKGAFYIHELGKESFLIVKGDDGVIRGFYNVCQHRGNKLCQASIGATETFTCPYHGWQWNNDGSLKFISSPEFFRQFDEGVPYEELSLPKVKVDFWGGWLWINMDLDPKGIGLQEYLGDYGQHLESYEFENWDLIDYQSFEWNGNWKHAVDAFNESYHFASLHPDMIQISEGHDVPIELNGIHSRMLNYNDTVSEVVTGDRDSWTPLRLKMMSVNDGYKGSAKDLHLSNIEMKRSQEEDYPIYKQMNDEQLVHQYHYHFFPNATFTNKPENGLVFRFRPHATNPNKSYYDFFILVNKVFVDNKSVRPEHKLHKGSAPEVYQDAFDSTFNDVFSNVLAEDASNMETMQWGTKSDSFTGMNLCDQEIRIRHFHKTIDQFISKG
- a CDS encoding rhomboid family intramembrane serine protease, whose amino-acid sequence is MFFFPFSDDNPTSSRPIICYWIIGICIFIFLWQFTLPAELSRSAVYSFGVIPSSLLGDNFIYIPASLTVVTSMFMHGGWMHLLGNMLYLWIFGDNIEESLGRFKFIVFYSLCGLVAALTQSLVDPTSNIPMIGASGAIAGVLGGYLILYPRANVNVLFWIFIFIKVFRIPAFIVLGVWIVGQFFDAGGSSSSGVAYFAHIGGFLAGICLVPLFKKPSIPLFQNANTTAFRDTGFNLSKDKNFMQEFIDEANKKDKR